DNA from Thermomicrobium roseum DSM 5159:
CCATAGCGTGGACCCTCTCCATCCTCGTACTCCCCGTTCTGCCATGCTGGGTCGAGCATGATGACACGCCGCTGGACCTCGTTATAGGCGATGCCTTGGTCGGAAAAAGAGGCGCCAGCAGCAATGGGAACGATCCGCTCCACTCGGTCCGAATACATCGCTGCCCACTCCAGTACCTGCATACCGCCGAGCGAGCCACCGATCACGGCATAGACCCGCTCGATCCCGAGTTGGTCCAGGAGCATCGCCTGGGAGCGGACGATATCGCGAACGGTAATGAGGGGGAAGCGAAGGTTGTAGCGACGGCTGGTGCGGGGATCGATCGAACGCGGACCGGTCGAGCCGTAACAGCTCCCGAGCACGTTGGCACAGATGACGAAGTACCGGTCCGTGTCGATGAAGCGGCCGGGGCCGACCATGGGATCCCACCAGCCTGGTTGATCACCCGGGCCATGCGGCGCGACATGACTGCTCCCAGTCAGGGCATGGCAGATGAGGACGACATTGTCACCGGTAGGGCTCAGAGTTCCCCATGTCTCGTACGCGATATCCACGACCGGCAAGACGTCGCCATGCTCGGTCACAAAAGGCTGTTCGGGTGTGGCGATCCGTGCAATCTGGTACGTCACAGGCAGAGTGGACGTCACAGGAATCCCTCCCTCGGGCACGTCGTGGAAGCGACCTGCTCCACTCGCTCCCGTCACGACCTCATCGACTTGCGTGGAGGGACTGAAAGGAAGACCCCCCACGACATGGTGGAGGGGCTTGCGTCGTCGCAAGGACCGCGCTCATCGTGCGGAGCTTTCCCGCTCCGCCGGCATTGGCACCTGGCGCAGTGGCCTGCGCTGGTTGCCGGGTTTCGTCGGGCCGTTCCCTCCACCGCTCGAGATGAGCGCCGGCCTCTCGATTGTTGGCGGCTATTCTAGCGTTTTCGCTGAGACCTGTCAAGAGTACTCGCGTGTGCTCCGCTGCGTCATGCCGTCCCGGCTTGTTCACTGGACCTGATCGCTCACGGTGGGGTAACCGGAACCGAGGGTGTGGCGTATCCGGTCAGCTCCACGTACCCCTGACCGATTGTTTTCACACCAGCCTGTGCAGCGATGACCGAAACAGCGCCTTCCCAGTAGATCACTCCCGTCGAACGCACGGTTTGCAACTCCTGATCGAGGACGAGCGGGGTAACCGTGAGCGTCATGTCAGGAGGGAGCTCGATCTGCCACCCGCTCGGGTAGATCGCACCGCTGTGCGGACTTTGCCAGGATCCGGTCGCGTGGAGACCGATCTCGGCGTCGTGCAGCCAGCGGATACTTCCATCGGCTCGGAGCAGCGTGCCGCTCCGCTGGATGACGCGTTGAGCAGCATCACGCGATTGCCAGAGCATGAGGTCGGTGCCGTCTTCGAGTTGAATGGCGAACCAATCCCACCCGCCTCCTCCGAGGAGAAAGTTGCCCCACTGGTGATCGTTCCACGCGACGCCAGAAACGCTGACGTCGTGACCGCCGACAGAAACGACGCCCCGGGTCGCCAACCGTGTGCGCGAATAGTAGTAGGAGCCGGTCTCTGGTGCCCAGGAAAAGTAGCCATCCTCGTCATGCAGGAGCGGTGGGCGGAGATTTTGGAGTTCCAGGGTAAAGCCGAACGATCCGCTGCGGACCGTGATCCGATCCGACTCACCATCGCTGGTCAGTGTCCAATCGCCGACGGCAAGGGCCAGTGGCCAGCTCTCCTGCCGCTGCGGGACAGCGATCAACCGTTCGTCCCACAGGAAGGCCTGTCGATCGACGAGCGTCAGCGCAGCGTGTGCGGCATAGACGACGGGATAGCCGAAGCGCTGCACCTGGAAGATGACGAACTCGAAACCGAACCGCTCGCCCGCCGCGGATCGAAGATGACCAGTGTCGTACCACCATTCGGTCAAAACATCGTGGGAGCCGAAATCACGCGGAAACACGACTGGGCCGGGTGCTGGCGGTGGTGTGAGGAAGAGACTGGCTGGTCGCGGGCTGGCTGATGGGGTCGGCCCCATCGGCTCCTGTGACTGCGGCCCATTGGAGCTTCGGCAGGCGAGCAGCCCGAGTGCGAGGGTGCCGAGAAATGCTCGTCGGCGCATTCAGTGTCCGATCCGTACCGTGTCGAGAGTCCGCGCGAGGCGGCGCGGAACCCACCAGTTCCATTGGCCGAGTAGGCGCATCGTGGCGGGGACGAGCAGCGTGCGTACGATGCTGGCATCCAGCGCGATCGCGAGCGCGATACCCAATCCGAGCGCTTTGATCAAGACGACATCGGCGGTCACGAAGGCGGCCGCGACGACGACTAGGATGAGAGCAGCACCCGTGATGATGCGACCGCTGCGGGCGAGCCCCGTGGCGACGGCTAAGCGGTTGTCCTGAGTCTGGTCCCAGGATTCCCGCATCCGGCTCAGCAAGAATACTTCATAGTCCATGGAAACGCCGAAGAGGATGCAAAACATCACGATCGGTAAGGATGCCTCGGTAAATCCGAGCGGCGAGAAACGCAACAGCGAGCTGAAGTGTCCCTCCTGGAACACGAAAACGAGTGCACCGTAACTCGCGGTAAGGCTCAACACGTTGAGAATGATCGCCTTGAGCGGGAGAAAGACCGAGCGGAGGAGAAGGAAGAGCACGATGTAGGTCGCCAGAATGACCGTCGAGGCAGCCAAGGGAAACTCACTGTACATTCGATCGACGACATCGACGATTTCCGCTGTGCCGCCATCGACCCAGAGCTTCAACCCTGGACCGGGATCCATCGCGCGGATGTCATGCAGGAGAGCCTTCGCGCGATCACTGGCTGGCAGTGCGTCGGTGTACACGTAAATTGCCGTGAGATGATCCCCAGCAAGCTCCCGGTACACGCGCTGCAGCAGTGGCTCGGGAATCCGCTCCGGATCAGCGTACAGAAGCTGGTATTGGGCGAGACTGATGCGCGGGTCGATGGTCACGATGCTGGTGACCTTGGTCACCCGCGGATCCGCCGCGAGCCGGCGAGTGAAGTCGTAGAGGGCAGCTAGTGTCTGGGGATCGTTGACAGGACGCTCGGTTTCGACCGCGATGACGATCGGTGAGAGTTCCCCATCGCCGAACGCGCGGCGAAAGGTCTCCAATGCCTGGCGGGAGGGAGTCGAAGTGGGCAGGATGGTCGCATCGGGCGAGCTGAGTTCGACGTGGCGGAAGGGAAGTCCGAGGAGAACCAGCAGGGCAACGACCGGTAGGGCGACTTGCCAGGGGCGCTGCATGACGAACTCGGTGATCCAGTGCCAGAAGCGTCCCGTCTCGGTATCGCGGCGAATGACGCGGAGTGCATCGATCCGGCGCCCCAGGATGCCGAGGACAGCGGGCAGGAGCGTCAAGCTGGCACTGACGGCAACCAGCACCACGAGCATGCCAGCGATGCCGACGGAGCGCATGAAGAGGAATTCGAAAAAGCCGAGGCCGGAGAGTCCGATCAATACCGTCAGCCCGGAGAAGAAGACCGCTCGCCCGGCAGTCGCCGTCGTGCGGGCCACTGCATCCGCGAGATCGTGCGAGGCAAGTTCCTCGCGGAAGCGACTGACGAGAAACAGGGAGTAATCGATCGAGAGGCCCAGGCCGAGAAGGGAGGCAACGTTGAGCGTGAAGATCGAGAGTTCCGTCAGGTGCGTCAGTCCGTAGACGATACCGAGAACCAGCGCCACCGTCACGCCACCGATGAAGAGGGGAACCGCAGCAGCGACAGCGCTACCGAAGACGAAGAGCAAGGCGGCTAACGCGAACGGAAAAGCGATCAACTCAGCCCGCCGAAGATCCCGCTCGGTCACGCGCTCCAGGTCTGCATAGAAGGCGGGAGCGCCTGCCAGTTGGACCTGGAGATCGGTTCGGATGATCGCTTCTTGAATCTCGTCGAGGACCCGCTGTGCTTCTTCCGGTTGCAAGTCCAATTCGATGACCGCGTAGGCGAGTGAACCATCCGGCGCGATTTGGCTCGGGTTTTCG
Protein-coding regions in this window:
- a CDS encoding MMPL family transporter; this translates as MVFERIGRFSFRYRWFVLALWLVVVLAVLPTLPRATGRLEVGGFSSPHTEAARTRELLRERIPGYSPSSLLVLFSHPTLSPSDPAFVEQAQRALSAVPSIPHVTGIRWFTENPSQIAPDGSLAYAVIELDLQPEEAQRVLDEIQEAIIRTDLQVQLAGAPAFYADLERVTERDLRRAELIAFPFALAALLFVFGSAVAAAVPLFIGGVTVALVLGIVYGLTHLTELSIFTLNVASLLGLGLSIDYSLFLVSRFREELASHDLADAVARTTATAGRAVFFSGLTVLIGLSGLGFFEFLFMRSVGIAGMLVVLVAVSASLTLLPAVLGILGRRIDALRVIRRDTETGRFWHWITEFVMQRPWQVALPVVALLVLLGLPFRHVELSSPDATILPTSTPSRQALETFRRAFGDGELSPIVIAVETERPVNDPQTLAALYDFTRRLAADPRVTKVTSIVTIDPRISLAQYQLLYADPERIPEPLLQRVYRELAGDHLTAIYVYTDALPASDRAKALLHDIRAMDPGPGLKLWVDGGTAEIVDVVDRMYSEFPLAASTVILATYIVLFLLLRSVFLPLKAIILNVLSLTASYGALVFVFQEGHFSSLLRFSPLGFTEASLPIVMFCILFGVSMDYEVFLLSRMRESWDQTQDNRLAVATGLARSGRIITGAALILVVVAAAFVTADVVLIKALGLGIALAIALDASIVRTLLVPATMRLLGQWNWWVPRRLARTLDTVRIGH
- a CDS encoding lipocalin family protein, which encodes MRRRAFLGTLALGLLACRSSNGPQSQEPMGPTPSASPRPASLFLTPPPAPGPVVFPRDFGSHDVLTEWWYDTGHLRSAAGERFGFEFVIFQVQRFGYPVVYAAHAALTLVDRQAFLWDERLIAVPQRQESWPLALAVGDWTLTSDGESDRITVRSGSFGFTLELQNLRPPLLHDEDGYFSWAPETGSYYYSRTRLATRGVVSVGGHDVSVSGVAWNDHQWGNFLLGGGGWDWFAIQLEDGTDLMLWQSRDAAQRVIQRSGTLLRADGSIRWLHDAEIGLHATGSWQSPHSGAIYPSGWQIELPPDMTLTVTPLVLDQELQTVRSTGVIYWEGAVSVIAAQAGVKTIGQGYVELTGYATPSVPVTPP
- the metX gene encoding homoserine O-acetyltransferase MetX, whose product is MTSTLPVTYQIARIATPEQPFVTEHGDVLPVVDIAYETWGTLSPTGDNVVLICHALTGSSHVAPHGPGDQPGWWDPMVGPGRFIDTDRYFVICANVLGSCYGSTGPRSIDPRTSRRYNLRFPLITVRDIVRSQAMLLDQLGIERVYAVIGGSLGGMQVLEWAAMYSDRVERIVPIAAGASFSDQGIAYNEVQRRVIMLDPAWQNGEYEDGEGPRYGLAIARMLGMITYQSDELMSARFQRRTGARYTEWPEFLGRYDVEGYLHYQGDKLVRRFDANSYLYLTRAMDSHDLGRGRGGYHAGLSRIRARTLAIGIRSDILFWPNQVRSLAEDLRALGVDARYWELDSPNGHDAFLKDFDQIGPVIAAFLAEP